A genomic segment from Ignavibacteriales bacterium encodes:
- the actP gene encoding cation/acetate symporter ActP, translating to MDTFQTTLGQVNIASILIFFVFVTITLFITYWAAKRTKTTSEFYAADRSISGFQNGLALAGDYMSAASFLGIAGMVALKGYDGLIYSIGFLVGWPLVMFLIAEPLRNLGKFTFADVVAFRLKQRPVRIASSVGSLSTIIFYLIAQMVGAGSLITILFGLPYEFAIIIVGVVMISYVLFGGMLATTWVQIIKAVLLLCGATFLVIMTLANFGMNPIALFEQAATKYSGSVLEPGGFVKNPWDAISLGLALIFGTAGLPHILMRFFTVPDAKQARKSVFIATGFIGYFYILTFIIGFGAMVLVGQDVIAGIDKGGNMAALLLAESVGGQFFLGFIAAVAFATILAVVAGLTLSGASTLSHDLYVSVIKKGKADEVGEVKVARMATLLIGVMAIILGFIFKGQNVAFMVGLAFSIAASANFPSLLLSILWKKFTTKGAVASMITGSGLAVVLILLSPTVWVDLFGNETAIFPLKNPALVSMSAAFIMGILVSLFTKEDEAALKFEDEKLRTYLGVGSE from the coding sequence TTGGATACTTTTCAAACAACTCTCGGACAAGTTAACATCGCATCAATATTAATCTTTTTTGTATTTGTTACAATAACATTGTTCATAACGTATTGGGCGGCAAAAAGAACAAAAACAACTTCTGAATTTTATGCAGCCGATAGAAGCATATCTGGATTTCAAAACGGATTGGCTCTTGCAGGTGATTATATGAGCGCAGCATCATTTCTGGGAATTGCAGGCATGGTTGCTCTTAAAGGCTATGATGGTTTAATTTATTCAATTGGATTTTTGGTTGGTTGGCCGCTTGTGATGTTTCTAATTGCTGAACCTCTTAGAAACTTAGGCAAATTTACTTTTGCCGATGTGGTTGCCTTTCGCTTAAAACAAAGACCGGTTAGAATAGCATCATCAGTCGGTTCACTTAGTACAATTATTTTTTATCTTATTGCTCAGATGGTTGGAGCAGGATCACTTATAACCATATTGTTTGGTCTGCCATATGAGTTTGCAATTATTATTGTTGGTGTGGTTATGATATCCTACGTTCTATTTGGGGGAATGCTTGCAACAACCTGGGTTCAAATTATTAAAGCTGTTTTGCTTTTATGTGGCGCTACCTTTTTAGTAATTATGACGTTAGCAAACTTCGGAATGAATCCCATCGCATTGTTTGAACAAGCAGCAACAAAATATTCCGGTTCAGTTTTAGAGCCGGGTGGATTTGTTAAGAATCCGTGGGATGCTATTTCACTTGGACTTGCTCTTATCTTTGGAACCGCTGGATTGCCTCATATTTTAATGCGCTTCTTTACTGTTCCGGACGCTAAACAAGCTAGAAAATCTGTTTTCATCGCCACTGGCTTTATTGGATATTTTTATATTCTAACTTTTATTATTGGATTTGGAGCAATGGTTCTTGTGGGTCAGGATGTTATTGCCGGTATTGATAAAGGGGGGAATATGGCTGCTCTTCTTCTTGCCGAATCTGTTGGCGGTCAGTTCTTTCTTGGTTTTATTGCAGCCGTAGCTTTTGCAACTATACTTGCCGTTGTTGCAGGATTAACACTATCAGGGGCTTCCACTCTTTCTCATGATCTTTATGTTAGTGTGATTAAGAAAGGGAAAGCAGATGAAGTTGGAGAGGTAAAAGTTGCGCGAATGGCTACATTACTAATTGGAGTTATGGCCATTATTCTTGGTTTTATTTTCAAAGGACAAAATGTTGCATTTATGGTTGGATTAGCATTCTCAATTGCTGCAAGTGCTAATTTTCCATCTTTGCTTTTATCCATTCTTTGGAAGAAATTTACAACTAAGGGTGCCGTAGCAAGCATGATTACAGGCTCAGGTTTAGCCGTAGTACTAATACTTCTTAGCCCAACTGTTTGGGTAGATCTCTTTGGTAACGAAACAGCAATCTTTCCACTAAAAAACCCTGCACTCGTTTCAATGTCAGCGGCTTTTATTATGGGAATTTTAGTTTCCTTATTTACTAAAGAAGATGAGGCAGCTTTAAAATTTGAGGATGAAAAATTAAGGACTTATTTAGGTGTAGGTTCAGAGTAA